In Myxococcota bacterium, the DNA window CTCGCCGCGAAGGACCTGACCCGCGAAGACGCCTACGCCCTGGTCCAGAAGCACGCGATGGATACCTGGGACCACGGCGGCGAATACCGCGAGCGGATCCTCGGCGACCCGAAGATCACGAGCGTCCTGTCGAAGGAAGAGATCGATCGCGCCTTCAGTCTCGACGAGGCGTTGCGACACGTCGACGCGATCTTCGAACGCACCCTGGCCCTGGCCGAAGACAACCCGGAGACCTCCGCGTGAAAGCCACGATCCACGTGACCCTCAAGCCCGACGTGCTGGACCCGCAGGGGAAGGCCATCCGCAACGCGAGTGCTCAGCTCGGCTACGACGCGATCACGGGCGTGCGCCAGGGGAAGCTCTTCGAGATCGAGCTCGACGCGTCGGGGGCCGACGAGGCGCGGAGGCTGCTCGACGAGCTGGCCGACAAGCTCCTGGCCAACCCGGTGATCGAAGACTACGAGATCATTCGGCTCGAAGACTGACGACCCCGATGGAGTCGGCCGATCTCGTCTTTGCCCTCTTGAACCTGTCGGTGCTCCCCTGGTGGGGCATCTGGCTGGTAGCCCCGCGCTCGGCCCTGGCGCGTCTGTTCGCCGGGCACGCGGCCGTCTTCATCGGTCTCGGTGTCGTGTACACGTCGCTGCTCGCGGCCGCCCTGGTCACCGAACCGCTCCAGGGCTTCGGCTTCGAGAGCGTGCGCGCGACCCTGGGAAGCCCGCTGGGGTTCTTGACGGGCTGGAC includes these proteins:
- the purS gene encoding phosphoribosylformylglycinamidine synthase subunit PurS, coding for MKATIHVTLKPDVLDPQGKAIRNASAQLGYDAITGVRQGKLFEIELDASGADEARRLLDELADKLLANPVIEDYEIIRLED
- a CDS encoding abscisic acid-deficient protein Aba4 family protein, with product MESADLVFALLNLSVLPWWGIWLVAPRSALARLFAGHAAVFIGLGVVYTSLLAAALVTEPLQGFGFESVRATLGSPLGFLTGWTHFLALDLFCGAWIVRESNRLSLEPRLFLFFAMMLAPIGLAGFLLRRALYLRSLGQLGEVDLA